In one window of Echeneis naucrates chromosome 17, fEcheNa1.1, whole genome shotgun sequence DNA:
- the LOC115058043 gene encoding tissue factor-like isoform X2 has protein sequence MSKASNNTYTVQFSQVDESHWHDTQDCTQVSETECDLSNLLIPFNRTYQADIQTEPETMSNNADPHDFPHIYSPKFNPYRESNISAVTFTVETVDKNTVRVNITDPLTSIHQNGRQLSIRDILNKDLMYKISFYKSGNTGKRDIISDSSVAEVKNLDEGYSYCFMVAAYIPSRPKSTQQGAWSTQCCTKKDETFLPELSLGAWVGVVFILVTVLIIIITVTVLCCRCCQRRKILHTTQSSVAI, from the exons ATGAGTAAAGCTTCCAACAACACATACACTGTGCAGTTTTCTCA GGTGGATGAAAGTCACTGGCACGATACTCAAGACTGCACCCAAGTGTCAGAAACAGAATGTGACCTAAGCAATCTCCTTATTCCATTCAACAG GACCTACCAAGCTGATATCCAGACAGAACCTGAGACCATGAGCAACAATGCTGACCCACATGACTTTCCTCATATTTACTCCCCTAAATTCAACCCTTACAGGGAGA GTAACATCAGTGCTGTCACATTTACTGTTGAGACTGTAGATAAGAATACAGTGAGAGTGAACATCACAGACCCTCTGACCAGCATTCATCAGAATGGGAGGCAGCTCAGCATCAGGGACATTCTCAACAAGGATCTCATGTACAAGATCAGCTTCTACAAGTCTGGAAATACAGGCAAG AGAGACATTATCTCTGACTCCAGTGTCGCTGAAGTGAAGAACTTGGATGAAGGATATAGTTACTGCTTCATGGTTGCAGCATACATCCCCTCCAGACCCAAGTCTACCCAACAGGGAGCCTGGAGCACACAGTGTTGTACAAAGAAGGACGAGACTTTCCTGCCAG AACTGAGTCTTGGAGCATGGGTTGGTGTGGTCTTCATTCTGGTCACTGTCCTTATCATCATAATTACAGTGACAGTCCTCTGCTGCAGATGCTGCCAACGACGAAAAATACTCCATACAACTCAGTCATCAGTAGCTATTTAA
- the LOC115058043 gene encoding tissue factor-like isoform X1: protein MKFVKAQLFLAFCLYTGIITAADDEFVSRAENVRWVSLDFKTILTWMSKASNNTYTVQFSQVDESHWHDTQDCTQVSETECDLSNLLIPFNRTYQADIQTEPETMSNNADPHDFPHIYSPKFNPYRESNISAVTFTVETVDKNTVRVNITDPLTSIHQNGRQLSIRDILNKDLMYKISFYKSGNTGKRDIISDSSVAEVKNLDEGYSYCFMVAAYIPSRPKSTQQGAWSTQCCTKKDETFLPELSLGAWVGVVFILVTVLIIIITVTVLCCRCCQRRKILHTTQSSVAI from the exons ATGAAGTTCGTAAAGGCTCAGCTTTTTCTGGCATTCTGTCTGTATACTGGTATCATCACTGCagcag ATGATGAATTTGTGTCCAGAGCAGAGAATGTCCGCTGGGTATCTCTGGACTTCAAAACCATTCTGACCTGGATGAGTAAAGCTTCCAACAACACATACACTGTGCAGTTTTCTCA GGTGGATGAAAGTCACTGGCACGATACTCAAGACTGCACCCAAGTGTCAGAAACAGAATGTGACCTAAGCAATCTCCTTATTCCATTCAACAG GACCTACCAAGCTGATATCCAGACAGAACCTGAGACCATGAGCAACAATGCTGACCCACATGACTTTCCTCATATTTACTCCCCTAAATTCAACCCTTACAGGGAGA GTAACATCAGTGCTGTCACATTTACTGTTGAGACTGTAGATAAGAATACAGTGAGAGTGAACATCACAGACCCTCTGACCAGCATTCATCAGAATGGGAGGCAGCTCAGCATCAGGGACATTCTCAACAAGGATCTCATGTACAAGATCAGCTTCTACAAGTCTGGAAATACAGGCAAG AGAGACATTATCTCTGACTCCAGTGTCGCTGAAGTGAAGAACTTGGATGAAGGATATAGTTACTGCTTCATGGTTGCAGCATACATCCCCTCCAGACCCAAGTCTACCCAACAGGGAGCCTGGAGCACACAGTGTTGTACAAAGAAGGACGAGACTTTCCTGCCAG AACTGAGTCTTGGAGCATGGGTTGGTGTGGTCTTCATTCTGGTCACTGTCCTTATCATCATAATTACAGTGACAGTCCTCTGCTGCAGATGCTGCCAACGACGAAAAATACTCCATACAACTCAGTCATCAGTAGCTATTTAA